The Helianthus annuus cultivar XRQ/B chromosome 15, HanXRQr2.0-SUNRISE, whole genome shotgun sequence genomic sequence AGACATGACGGGGGTTCCACGCGACATAGCGCAACATTGCTTGAATATCAAACCAACAGCAGAACCTGTTGCTCAGGGGAGGCGTAGCTTTAGCGAAGAAAAAGCAAAAGCCATGGACGAACAGGTAACATAATTACTCAACGCGGGAATCTTACGCGAAGTTaaataccatacatgggttgcCAACCAAGTAATGGTACAGAAACATAGTGGCggatggagaatgtgcgtcgacttcaaagacctgaataaAGCGTGCCCAAgagattgttacgcacttccggagATAGACAAAAAAGTCGACTCTCTAGCGTcgttcagatggaagtgttttctTGACTGCTACAAGGGCTATCATCAGGTCCAGATGAAGGAAGAAGACAAAGATAAAACTGCATTTCGCATAGACAAGGGCATCTTCTGTTACACTAAAATGCTCTTTGGCTTGCGCAACGCAGGCGCAACTTACCAACGCTTAATGGACAGAGTTTTTAAAGGCGACATTGGCAAGACAGTCGAggtatacatggatgacctcgtcatcatgagccaCGAAGAAGAGACAATGCTCAACAATATTCAACGCACGTTCGACTCATTGCGCAACGTAAACCTGAAGTTAAATCCAACAAAATGCTCTTTCGGCATGGAAGAGGGGAAATTTTTGGGCTTTATAGTCACAAGAGATGGGTTTAAAGTAAATCCAGAAAAAGTTCAGGCCATTCAGCTAATGCCATCGCCCGCAACAATAAAAGAAATGCAAAGACTCGCCGGGCGCTTAGCGGCCTTAAACAGATTCTTGGCTAATCATGCGGCAAGGTCTTACCCATTCATCTGCACGCTGTGGAATTGCGTAAAGAAAACTGACTTTCAGTGGACACCCAAAGCAGAAGCAGCATtcaaacaaatgaaagagtaTTTAATTCAGTTACCAACGCTGACTGCaccaaaagaaaaagaaccatTGATCCTGTACCTGTCTGCGGCGGAAGTAGCAGTAGGAGCAGTATTGATGGTAGAACGAGAAAACATCCAGACCCCAATTTACTATATAAGTAAGATGCTCACCGGCCCAGAAACTCGTTACTCGATGATAGAAAAGCTAGTCTTAGCATTAGTACATGCAACACGGCGCCTACGCAGGTATTTTTCAGGCCATGTCATCACAGTTCTCACCAATTATCATTTGGGCCAAATCCTATCCAAGCCCGACGTAGCGggaaggatggctaaatgggcTATTGAGCTAGGGGGATATAATATGTTGTATAGACCAAGACCGGCAATTAAAGGGCAGGTTCTGGCAGACTTCGCCACGGAAGTTCCCATCGATAAAGTTCAAGAATGCGAAGCAATCCAGAACCCTATTCCTGTTTTCGATGATAGGGTGTGGACCTTACACACAGATGGCGCTTCCAATGATGACGGAGCCGTCGTAGGCCTTCGATTAGTCAGTCCTGACGATCACGAACTTACATACGCCATACGCTTGGATTTCTGAAGTACAAATAACGAAGCCGAGTACGAAGCATTCTTGGCAGGTCTCCGCCTAGCACTTAAAATGGGAGCAAGGAACCTTGAAGCCAACGTCGACTCAAAGCTAGTGGCCGAGCAAGTTAATGGCCATTATGATGCTAAAGGAGAAACTATGGCATTATACCTTGAACAAGCGCGGGCATTAATCAGCCAATTCCAGACATTCAGGGTTAATCATATAAACAGGAGTGAAAACAAGCATGCAGACGCATTGAGCAAACTGGCTGCGACCAGCTACAAACACTTAGCAAAAGAGGTGCGCATAGAGGTACTGTCCAATCCCTCTGTTCCTCTCAAACAAGCCAACATCATAGTGGATGTCCCCGATCATTTTGTACCTACAGCACGGGAAACTCCTGGAGGAAAAAGCAGAAGCCAGGAAAATCCAGAATAAAGCAGTAAACTACGAAATGGCAGACGACATTCTTTACAGAAAGTCATTCATGGGACCGTTACTTAGATGCGTTGACAAGACAGACGCACAATACCTGATCAGAGAAATCCATGAAGGCTTGTGTGGAATACATGCTAGTCCGCGTATGGTAGTAGCCAAAATAATGAGCGCAGGATATTACTGGCCGGGAATGCACGTAGATGCGGTAGAGATCTTACGAAAAATGCACAGCATGCCAACGCCACGCGCCAAAGACGCTACGACCAAAAAATCCGCTAGTACCAGTCACATCTGCTTGGCCATTTCAACAATGGGGCATCGATCTTGTTGGCCCATTTCCTGATGCGCCAGGCGCAATAAAATTCATCATCATTgcggtcgattacttcaccaaatgggtggaagcCAAAGCTTTGGCCTCAACCACAGCAATGGTAATCCAcaaatttatatgggaacatatTATTTGCAGGTTTGGATTACCATTGTGTATCATCTCGGACAATGGCACAAACTTTGCCTCAGAAGATcttcaaaaatggttcaaagagATGAAGATCGAGCATAATTTCGCCTCCGTCGCGCATCCACAAGCGAACGGTCAAGTAGAAAGTATAAACAAGCAGATCGTTGACGGCATAAAAGCGAGACTTGGAACAGCGCGTAGGGGATGCGTCGACGAACTCCCCAGCATCCTATGGGCACACCGTACAATGCCAAAGACTAGCACGGGAGAAACCCCGTTTAGCCTGGTTTACGGCTCAGAAGCGGTAATTCCAGCCGAGGTTGGTCTTCCGTCACCACGCATGATAGCCATGGAAAGGCAGAATAATGAGCAAGAGCGAAGAATGGACTTAGACCTTCTTGAAGAACGGCGCGAAAACGCCGCCATCACTGAAGCGAGGTACAAGTCCAAACTCGAAAAATATTATAATGCGCGCGTACGCGTATGCACTTTTGTTCCCGGGGATTTCGTCTTACGCGACAATGAAGCATCAAATGCGGAGAAACCGGGCAAATTGGCCCCAAGGTTGGAAGGACCATATGTCATCAACGAAGTCCTAGGCAAGGGGGCATATACCCTTAAGAGAATTGACGGGACTCTAGTGCCCCGCACCTGGAACGCGCAGCAGCTGCGCAGGTGTTACATGTAGGACAACTCACTCACAGGCAATATGTTTCCTATTTTCATATTGTAAGCCTTACGCTTTATTAATACGAACACTATTTTCATGATCACTGTTTGTTACAAATTGCATTAAATTCCTTTGGTTCGCGCGAAAACAAAATGGTAAAATTGTACACCTCATGAACAGTTtggaaaaaagaaagaaaagcgCAGCAGAAGCGCATGTTCTGGacaaacgttcacacatgagcacaataccatcTCTCATTCACTCTaactaatcaaagtaattaaaaatatgcaacacattGTAATCCAAACATACAAAGCAAACCCTAACAGGGATAATATTACATAAAAAATATGCACATCGTCAAAAGTGTAACCACAAACACTTAAGCAAGATCATGACAATGATCTTCACAAAAAATCGTTCAGATTTACAAAAAAGGATGAAGATAGTCCTAAAAGTCAAACACCTAACCAGCatcagaatcatcatcaacagacaTCTGCCCGCACCGACGAGTTCTCCGACGTTGATATACCAGCCGACACCCTCCCTTCCGGAGCAGTGGAAAGCGAGCTATTAAGCCATAAGCATCTAGCACAGTACCACCATCAACAACAACCTTGTGCTGGAGAAACTTACAGCTGGAACCAACCGCCGCCGGAGAAACGAGTTCGATCGGATCCTTTCTGGTAACAATTAGAGGCGGTGAACAAGAAAGAAGCACGAGACCTTCAGCAGCCTCATAAATCCAAAAAGCATCCAACAAGCGACGGGTATAGTAAGAACGTTTCATCTTCTTTACCAGAAAAAGCTAAAAGCAAAGCATCTtaaatatgcatatatatatatatatatatatatatatatatatatatatatatgtatagggaAACTCAGCTTCAAGAAAGCTTAACCATCATGATTAATTGTCAGGAAGTATCACATCCAAACGGCGCTACATGAACCGGAGTCATATCTCCATTAAATGAATTAAATGAATCTGACAAACGCCGTTACACATCCCAATAAAAACAGGCAAAATCATGCAAATACCACCTTTTCTGCCAACTGACGTCATTATACGTCATAACATGATTTTCAATGTACAATTTTTTAATACATATGAATCTTCTTATCGAAGATTCCTCATTCTTCGTAACAAAAAGCATTTCCCTCTCaaaagtccagtgctccacttacttgcataagtacaacactagactatgaggacttgaaggggtaaggtcccaaaaaccccatAAAAGGCGATTGGAACCATACCGAAACCTTACAGATCAAACCTTATACCTTGCGCGGCCACGCACTGGTCCTACAAACAAAGATCTAAAAGAGCAGTCAAGCTGTCAACACTTGCGCGCCCAAAGGGAATCCTAAACCTTTGCGCTTTCTCCCATAAATAAAGGATGAAAATCCTGAGATAAATACTTCCGCCTttatatccagacttggatattatttactcaGACTTAAGAATTATTTATCCACCTGTCTCCACACGATAAGGTgacacaccagattacagcagtaatcttctagaaggaatacaatcgtgcaccaccaagacggttacaaccgaATGGACACATGTCACCATCTCATACGTCTCTAGGGTCACAACGGAAGTATGCAAATGGAGAGTAatctccacttgatcactttaGACGTGGCCGATTCCCAGCCTTCGATCTAAATCACAATCCGTGTGCTCTCACGTCAGATCAGAAagcttaacggaaggaaatgtaaccgcttatggggttagcatcttccgttaacttttcactaacaggttttcccgcccgaatgactcccggctataaataagagATAAAACCCAGGTACGaaacaagttacacacacttactaaatacatcatcttcttcttcataccaatacttattctcacaccggagtcgggtcaaggagagaacccccttctccccttgacgaggctaacggtgctcttttttgcagagCTATCGGAGAAGAAGGTCGATCGGATCTGAATCAGTCGAGTGGAagctaaccttttatgcggattcaaaccccctagatatttcggttccgaccatttatctagtgtttcttcaagtAGTCAAACACACAACTTTCCTCATCTCCGCAAAAAGATTGTTACGTAGTTCCTCTATATTGCTCTCAGTTCCAAAAACTATATTGAAAGTATTTGTAGCCTCCCTAATCTCCGCACCAATTATTTTTGCCGACTCTTTCAAGCTTGTATACTTGAGTCTTCTCTAGAAGCTTCATATGAAGGGCTGTTTAGTGGTTGATTAAGATCCACATTATCTAGTCCATCCCCAGTAGCCTCTGCCTCTGGTTCTTCTCTGGCCATATTGGATATAATATCACCGGCTATTTGGATATCTCACCCATTTGCCCAATCATTGCCAaatgtaacgcctcgcttttcgCAGCTTTCTGTTTTTAGAAAGTTCGTCTTGTAATTCTATTTTCGGAAACTCATTTCCTTTGTAATCGTATTTTGTTTCAAGCTATTGTAAAtctgagacttgatcataatgaaaGGAATCTTTTATATGAAATCTACATAGTTTATACATTATTTATACATTGATACATACGTTTGTAATCCTTAAATCTTCATACATTCAAACACTTGGTTATTCGATTATAAGATTAAGTTGTATGTTTTTTTTCACTTGATCATACCAAACTGTAAACCATACATACTTGTTACATTTTATGTGTTATACACACCTATGTTATCAcactttttgctaaattaaaacatgtcatttatgcattttggaccttgttacaagttacatACATACTAGACACCATGTAACACTTTATTAAACATCAAATATACAACTTCtaatttcaataaaataaaataaaataaaaattataggCCTGTTAACAGCCTTGCATAAGCCCACTTAATTTCTTTGTTTTGAGTTATTCATCCcactaaacacttccaaagcccaacccaatgaaaccctaatccatcccctatataaccCAAGCCTCCTCCAAGCATTTTTCACTTTCTAAACACTCTCCATTCACTCTTAAACACTCCAAACCGCAGCTGACTTCTAAAGTTCAAGCAGATTGATACtacttcactaaagtgagcataactcactcaattcttatccgattcagtcgattctttttcctacttctttggattgaccttagctacgtttccatgggttttcgCTGGAAAAtcagagcctggaatgttgtcatggctccaaagttgactgatttttttgttcatgtttcaatctttgataaacttgtttaaacttgaggaaactcatctcaaacctatgttcttatgcttataaccacctCTATGGTTatttaggcttaaaaacaaggtttagACATTCAAAATTAGCGGTGTAAACCTCACACactttctgttttgttcaagggtttaacccacaagtgatgttcaagcttGAGACTTGATGAAAATGTGATTTAGGAtgagcttgggctatcctacttgtaaatccacacattgcttgatgttttctcatagattagttgtttatattcttttgtttcttgtaagttcatgtccctccttgaatgttcataacatcaagtgtagtggtgaacatctagAGATagctaaatggaagacttgttcttcctacctcctacatgaattctatgacaccaAAGAGGTTCCTAAAAGGAGGATTcatcctcctacctcatgcttgaactattgaaCTATTGGACTTATTAATGTATAATACATAACCGATATAATACTTACATATACTATCCaacattcgaacctttgatggtgaatttgtgttcattcgtcaaagtACTAGATTAACATCATCTAAGACCTAAAActtgttatgattctaatgggtgtcctactcatgaaaacattataacCCTtggggtttcatagtgtcaaacaAGTATTATGTGTTAAAAGATGATTACTTTCATATGTTTATATTCTTATGTTTTAAACTCCGAATCTTCATCCCACCATTATACCCCAATACTCATAAGCCTTGTTTCTTCATGTAGAAGGACTTTGTGCTCCAACCTCCCACAACAACTTTCTCGCGGATTCACAAGtggaaagcttgcaaaaccgtgaatATACTCgaaaccccctttttatgtttaccacttttggggtgtaacttgttaaattataaaatcACACTTAAACTTTAATCTTTATACTTGCATGAAACAATCCAAATACACGAATGctatgttgtgatacttgatgcttatacttgggtgattcttatgtaaTACTATAGTCATTAACTTTGTATGAGCCTccatttaacatgtatagcactataggagtaacgcaccacccgtgAAAGAGAGGTCATGTTGAATTATATCAttttgcgtaaacagagggttgactagaaatattgcatgccttGTATGATGAtcttgtataaactaagttgctATATGGATtcattttaaacttttaaacttatacttattcttaaacttgtatactcgcctttacttttgaattgaactttattttaaacatgttacaggttgaggattgaTGATGTTACGAAATGGATTAGcaatgatgcctagatactcacttagacgtttaggtttaaagtgttgtatcaattttgttattgTTATGTTATGAACAAGTTGTTATTTGAATTTTCCttgtaatgtttgacaatttgattatgaaatgaaaatggttgaattaaatattgtcacaaatagtgttatgaagtctcttgcaatctcgaaCTAGTCCCACACTTTGATGATTCCGACATTGGTTGAGGTGTGACACCAAACACAATACATAAGTCCCAGTAATGAGGAAATTTCTTTAATCTCCATTTTGCGGCATTTTTATGCACTTAACAAGCCACATCATCATGATCGAAGTTAACATGACATAAGATAATAATATGAGAACAAATATTAGGAAAGGCTACAATCATAAATGATTATAAATTACCTGTATATAAGCTTGCCAAACAGGGTGGGGAGCCTCAAGCGTGCCATTATTGTAATCCCAACTAAAACCCCTTGTATTGTTCCA encodes the following:
- the LOC118487425 gene encoding uncharacterized protein K02A2.6-like; the encoded protein is MADDILYRKSFMGPLLRCVDKTDAQYLIREIHEGLCGIHASPPCQRHAPKTLRPKNPLVPVTSAWPFQQWGIDLVGPFPDAPGAIKFIIIAVDYFTKWVEAKALASTTAMVIHKFIWEHIICRFGLPLCIISDNGTNFASEDLQKWFKEMKIEHNFASVAHPQANGQVESINKQIVDGIKARLGTARRGCVDELPSILWAHRTMPKTSTGETPFSLVYGSEAVIPAEVGLPSPRMIAMERQNNEQERRMDLDLLEERRENAAITEARYKSKLEKYYNARVRVCTFVPGDFVLRDNEASNAEKPGKLAPRLEGPYVINEVLGKGAYTLKRIDGTLVPRTWNAQQLRRCYM